One region of Sphingomonas abietis genomic DNA includes:
- a CDS encoding TonB-dependent receptor plug domain-containing protein, producing MSRNYNATTTDTTRNAPRARSGRWLGGTILSSWLAWSLAGPALAQDAGQAVPAAAATVADGGKTSAPAAPTAPTVQPTVVPQTAVAVADTSAEIVVTGSRIRNGKGGPNPVTTVTDKQLSILSPESLPAGLAKLPIFQPVKSSDSASDGGYQPTGNYLDLWGLGPIRTLILEDGHRVASTYYDGTVDVNTLPQLLVKRVEVVTGGASAVYGSDAVSGVANFIIDKSFDGIKGQVQGGVSTYGDGGSFRVGVANGFKVGEHGHFEWSGEYYRRNGISATPRAYGTSAVSIVGTGTAASPYAQLTDTRLNNSTFGGLVTNGPFAGQQFLPDGTLAPFNKGTVTQSAGISVGGDGSYRTPSNLLPSLRTAQIFGRFDYDLGGDTRAYVQGSFSRTNTVSHEQNLISTASSTPITIYSGNAYLLPQYQAELTAANASSFNLNRYNADFGNLLGLHDQTTSYSVTAGLEGKIFGGFDWDVFYTHGVGKTSQLTTNNTNTERLYAALDAVRDPSSGNIVCRVTLTDPGAYPGCVPLDVLGANSASQAAINYVNGDTSWTATNVMDDVGANITGKLFEGWAGPVRVAAGAEYRHLTLRETSSVDDNTFDATDLRVGANGKTVPTSLQLWTKNITAPTYGAQSVYEGDLELDVPVLRDLPLARLVSVSAAGRFTHYSTSGSVQTWRVGVEWNVAPGLNVRATRSRDIRAPTLYDLYQGRAATISGYTDYLTGSSGQILNISQGNPNLKPEIARNTTVGATYQPSWFRNLTLSADYFDVKIDNAIGSVSGLTASVEKLCIASGGSSPLCALAVRPNPITDTSAANAPTANIKENENIAKVEARGVVVGFDYAINLAEATRVIPGNANIHVQWTHEPVLKSQQLPGAIYTNAAGTALAPVDRIATTLEYGVSGIDAAVTLRYFSGFHYSADPTLIVAQPASKAYVQTDFNLAYTFNVRNNPLSVFLNVNNAFNVHGGLYEASSSNPGLIYPAAPFADEIGRYFSFGVRVGV from the coding sequence ATGAGCCGAAACTATAACGCTACCACGACAGACACCACGCGCAACGCGCCGCGCGCGCGATCCGGGCGATGGCTCGGCGGGACGATCCTGTCGTCATGGCTGGCATGGTCGCTGGCAGGGCCGGCGCTCGCGCAGGATGCGGGGCAGGCGGTGCCGGCAGCGGCGGCGACGGTCGCTGATGGCGGCAAGACGAGCGCGCCAGCGGCGCCAACCGCGCCAACCGTCCAGCCGACGGTGGTGCCGCAAACCGCCGTTGCGGTCGCGGACACGTCCGCCGAGATCGTGGTGACCGGCTCGCGCATCCGCAACGGCAAGGGTGGTCCCAATCCGGTCACCACCGTCACCGACAAGCAGCTGTCGATCCTCAGCCCGGAAAGCCTGCCCGCCGGGCTCGCCAAGCTGCCGATCTTCCAGCCGGTCAAGAGCAGCGACAGCGCGTCGGACGGCGGCTACCAGCCGACCGGCAATTATCTCGACCTCTGGGGCCTCGGGCCGATCCGCACGCTGATCCTCGAGGACGGCCATCGCGTCGCCTCGACCTATTATGACGGCACGGTCGACGTGAACACCTTGCCACAGTTGCTGGTCAAGCGCGTCGAGGTCGTCACCGGCGGCGCGTCGGCGGTCTATGGCTCGGATGCGGTCTCCGGCGTCGCCAACTTCATCATCGACAAGTCGTTCGACGGCATCAAGGGCCAGGTGCAGGGCGGGGTCTCGACCTATGGCGATGGCGGCTCGTTCCGCGTCGGCGTCGCCAATGGCTTCAAGGTCGGCGAGCATGGCCATTTCGAGTGGAGCGGCGAATATTATCGCCGCAACGGCATTTCCGCGACGCCGCGCGCCTATGGCACGTCCGCCGTCTCGATCGTCGGCACCGGCACCGCGGCCAGCCCCTATGCGCAGCTGACCGACACTCGCCTCAACAATTCGACCTTCGGCGGCCTCGTCACCAACGGGCCGTTCGCAGGCCAGCAATTCCTGCCGGACGGCACCTTGGCGCCTTTCAACAAGGGCACGGTCACGCAGAGTGCCGGTATCTCGGTGGGCGGCGACGGTTCCTACCGCACGCCATCGAACCTGCTGCCCTCGCTCAGGACCGCGCAGATCTTCGGCCGGTTCGACTATGATCTCGGCGGCGACACCAGGGCCTATGTCCAGGGCAGCTTCTCGCGCACCAACACCGTCTCGCACGAGCAGAACCTGATCAGCACGGCCAGTTCGACCCCGATCACGATCTACAGCGGCAACGCCTATCTGCTGCCGCAATATCAGGCCGAACTGACCGCCGCCAACGCATCGAGCTTCAATCTCAACCGCTACAATGCCGATTTCGGCAATCTGCTCGGCCTGCACGACCAGACCACCTCCTATTCGGTGACGGCCGGGCTGGAGGGCAAGATCTTCGGCGGTTTCGACTGGGATGTGTTCTACACCCACGGCGTCGGCAAGACATCGCAGCTGACCACCAACAACACCAACACCGAGCGGCTCTATGCGGCGCTGGATGCGGTGCGCGATCCGTCGAGCGGCAACATCGTCTGCCGCGTCACGCTGACCGATCCGGGTGCCTATCCGGGCTGCGTGCCGCTCGACGTGCTCGGCGCCAACAGCGCGTCGCAGGCGGCGATCAACTATGTCAACGGCGACACCAGCTGGACCGCCACCAACGTGATGGACGATGTCGGCGCCAACATCACCGGCAAGCTGTTCGAGGGGTGGGCCGGCCCGGTCAGGGTCGCCGCCGGCGCCGAATATCGCCACCTGACGCTGCGCGAGACCTCGTCGGTCGACGACAACACGTTCGACGCGACCGATCTGCGCGTCGGGGCCAACGGTAAGACGGTGCCGACGAGCCTGCAATTGTGGACCAAGAACATCACCGCGCCGACCTATGGCGCGCAGTCGGTCTATGAAGGCGATCTCGAGCTCGACGTGCCGGTGCTGCGCGATCTGCCGCTGGCCCGGCTGGTGTCGGTCAGCGCCGCCGGTCGCTTCACCCATTACAGCACCAGCGGCTCGGTGCAGACCTGGCGCGTCGGTGTGGAATGGAACGTGGCGCCGGGGCTCAACGTCCGCGCCACGCGCTCGCGCGATATCCGGGCGCCCACCCTGTACGATCTCTATCAGGGCAGGGCCGCGACGATCTCCGGTTATACCGATTATCTGACCGGATCGAGCGGGCAGATCCTCAACATCAGCCAGGGCAATCCCAATCTGAAGCCCGAGATCGCGCGGAACACCACCGTCGGCGCGACCTATCAGCCCAGCTGGTTCCGCAACCTGACTCTCTCGGCCGACTATTTCGACGTGAAGATCGACAATGCGATCGGTTCGGTTTCGGGGCTGACCGCCTCGGTGGAGAAGCTTTGCATCGCATCGGGCGGCAGCTCGCCGCTCTGCGCGCTGGCGGTTCGACCCAACCCGATCACCGATACCAGCGCCGCCAACGCGCCGACCGCCAACATCAAGGAGAATGAGAATATCGCCAAGGTCGAGGCGCGGGGCGTGGTCGTGGGGTTCGACTATGCGATCAACCTGGCCGAGGCGACGCGGGTCATTCCGGGAAATGCCAACATCCATGTCCAGTGGACGCATGAGCCGGTGCTCAAGAGCCAGCAATTGCCGGGCGCGATCTATACCAACGCCGCCGGCACCGCGCTGGCGCCGGTCGACCGCATCGCGACGACGCTCGAATATGGCGTCTCCGGCATCGATGCGGCGGTGACGCTGCGTTATTTCTCGGGCTTCCACTACAGCGCCGACCCGACGCTGATCGTCGCGCAGCCGGCTTCCAAGGCCTATGTGCAGACCGACTTCAACCTCGCCTACACGTTCAACGTCCGCAACAATCCGCTGAGTGTCTTCCTCAACGTCAACAATGCGTTCAACGTCCATGGCGGGCTGTACGAGGCCAGTTCGTCCAACCCGGGCCTGATCTATCCGGCGGCGCCGTTCGCCGACGAGATCGGGCGGTATTTCAGCTTCGGTGTTCGGGTCGGCGTTTGA
- a CDS encoding sulfatase family protein has protein sequence MIGRFWSRSVCAFALCTTPLAIARPVEAAAVARATAAPVGQARPNIILILSDDNSVPHDGCHPSRDLDANNVTNNFEAFAAQGMCFDHAYSTSPQCAPSRGSIFAGRNPVDIGITRFAEPAGLDVRYFSDILRASGYWVGLDARNHHLGGREDDPPHVKQALRDSGMTRLEDRFDYVNVYGTKTMTPAAITAQLGETLDKVPASKPFFLYFGFSTPHRPFVSDHRDIDASKLTLPPDWPDLPAVREDYAGSLADIRTMDRQFGAMMKLLKDRGLADNTIVVFMGDNGESMYRGKGTLYERGNHVPLIIRWPGVVKPGSRSEALVSGIDLAETFVEAAGLNADSHMTGLSLVPLLKGAAGPGHDYIFTERGEHPGSLTVSEGVDYMRAITGPRYKLIYNAMPSQPYSPVDQGGRFLDPKQQKITSDSIDVLPAVHLSDEERATGAWKAIVEAHQAKTLSPLFERLYFQRPRPIFELYDIQADPYEFNNLAGKPAYKAIEVDLRNRLDNWMALSHDYLPLATDAYRETDDPMRYKP, from the coding sequence ATGATAGGTCGTTTCTGGTCGCGCAGCGTTTGCGCCTTTGCGCTGTGTACGACGCCGCTGGCGATCGCGAGGCCGGTCGAGGCCGCCGCGGTCGCCCGAGCCACGGCGGCCCCCGTCGGGCAGGCCCGGCCCAACATCATCCTCATCCTGTCCGACGACAACAGCGTGCCGCATGACGGCTGCCACCCCTCGCGCGACCTCGATGCCAACAACGTCACCAACAATTTCGAGGCGTTCGCCGCGCAGGGCATGTGCTTCGACCATGCCTATTCGACCTCGCCGCAATGCGCGCCGTCGCGCGGCTCGATCTTCGCCGGGCGCAACCCGGTCGATATCGGCATCACCCGCTTCGCCGAGCCGGCCGGGCTCGACGTGCGCTACTTCTCCGACATCCTGCGCGCGTCGGGCTATTGGGTCGGTCTCGATGCGCGCAACCATCATCTCGGCGGCCGCGAGGACGATCCGCCGCACGTCAAGCAGGCGCTGCGCGACAGCGGCATGACCCGGCTCGAGGATCGGTTCGACTATGTCAACGTCTACGGCACCAAGACGATGACGCCGGCCGCGATCACCGCCCAGCTCGGTGAGACGCTCGACAAGGTGCCGGCCAGCAAGCCTTTCTTCCTCTATTTCGGATTCAGCACGCCGCATCGCCCGTTCGTGTCGGACCATCGCGACATCGATGCGAGCAAGCTGACCCTGCCGCCGGACTGGCCCGATCTTCCCGCCGTGCGGGAGGATTATGCCGGATCGCTGGCCGACATCCGGACGATGGACCGCCAGTTCGGCGCGATGATGAAGCTGCTGAAGGATCGCGGGCTTGCCGACAACACGATCGTGGTGTTCATGGGCGACAATGGCGAATCCATGTATCGCGGCAAGGGCACGTTGTACGAGCGCGGCAACCATGTCCCGCTGATCATCCGCTGGCCGGGCGTGGTGAAGCCGGGTTCGCGCAGCGAGGCGCTGGTCAGCGGCATCGATCTCGCCGAGACCTTCGTCGAGGCGGCCGGGCTCAACGCCGATTCGCACATGACCGGGCTCAGCCTCGTGCCGCTGCTTAAGGGCGCGGCCGGGCCGGGGCACGACTATATCTTCACCGAACGCGGTGAGCATCCGGGCAGCCTCACCGTGTCCGAGGGTGTCGATTACATGCGTGCGATCACCGGGCCGCGCTACAAGCTGATCTACAATGCGATGCCTTCGCAGCCTTATTCGCCGGTCGATCAGGGTGGCCGCTTCCTGGATCCCAAACAGCAAAAGATCACCTCGGACAGCATCGACGTACTGCCCGCGGTCCATCTCAGCGACGAGGAGCGGGCGACGGGCGCGTGGAAGGCGATCGTCGAGGCGCATCAGGCGAAGACGCTGTCGCCTTTGTTCGAGCGGCTCTATTTCCAGCGGCCGCGCCCGATCTTCGAGCTCTACGACATCCAGGCGGATCCCTATGAATTCAACAATCTCGCGGGGAAGCCCGCATACAAGGCGATCGAGGTCGATCTGCGCAACCGGCTCGACAATTGGATGGCGCTGAGCCACGATTATCTGCCGCTCGCCACCGACGCCTATCGCGAGACTGACGACCCGATGCGGTACAAGCCCTGA
- a CDS encoding LamG-like jellyroll fold domain-containing protein, producing MGAFLPLAMSLRPSAAVAAKTAGKAGERWTFDSLDDVGGMPVRSIGSPGLTPSPWGPAMAFDGTHDALLVDRHPLAGAGRFTFEALFRPDGGAFQQRWFHLESCDAATDPPGTSATRMMFEIRVVGENWYLDAFVTGPGYKQPLMMPAMLWPIGRWHHVAQSYDGQIYRSFLNGHLQASAAIDFTPQGPGRASIGARLNGVDHFRGAVRAAHFSRRALRPSQFRLLDRHLVNDPPAPSR from the coding sequence GTGGGGGCGTTTCTTCCGCTGGCGATGAGCCTGCGTCCATCGGCGGCCGTCGCAGCGAAGACGGCGGGAAAGGCGGGGGAGCGCTGGACGTTCGATTCGCTCGATGATGTCGGCGGGATGCCGGTTCGGTCGATCGGATCGCCCGGCCTGACGCCGAGCCCCTGGGGGCCGGCCATGGCCTTTGACGGCACGCATGATGCGCTGCTGGTCGATCGTCATCCGCTCGCGGGTGCGGGCAGGTTCACCTTCGAAGCGCTGTTCCGGCCGGACGGCGGCGCGTTCCAGCAGCGCTGGTTCCACCTCGAATCCTGCGACGCGGCCACCGATCCACCGGGGACTAGCGCGACCAGGATGATGTTCGAAATCCGGGTGGTCGGCGAGAACTGGTATCTCGATGCCTTTGTGACCGGCCCCGGCTACAAGCAGCCGCTCATGATGCCCGCGATGCTATGGCCGATCGGGCGATGGCATCATGTCGCGCAGAGCTATGACGGGCAAATCTATCGATCGTTCTTGAACGGGCATTTGCAGGCTTCGGCGGCGATTGATTTCACCCCGCAGGGGCCGGGGCGGGCGTCGATCGGTGCCCGGCTCAATGGCGTCGATCATTTTCGTGGCGCGGTGCGCGCCGCCCATTTCTCGCGCCGGGCGCTGCGGCCGTCGCAATTCCGTCTGCTCGATCGCCATCTTGTGAACGATCCGCCTGCTCCATCCCGATGA
- a CDS encoding DUF2252 family protein, protein MRIAPDERAAILDETHARKMASSVHAYVRGNTGNFYRWLAEMPAARLVPPGPAIWICGDCHLGNLGPLADSERNIDFQIRDLDQTVIGNPALDLIRLGLSLETAARSSDLPGVTTARMLEAMIRGYGQAMHPHDDGEASPEPDVVRTVRKRASARGWRHLAMERIGDEEPSLPLGKRFWALSTEERHAITALFEDEEIRERALDLAKAGRKARLRVVDAAYWKKGCSSLGHLRFAVLLGIRRKGDRQEYLALVDIKEALPSVAPVAKSATMPSDPGERVVAGAMALSPNLGDRMIATHLLGRPVVLRELAPQDLKLEVGQFSRGEAVEAGAYLAYVVGRAHARQLDAAGRQALAECFGRDRAGKTEAPSWLWRTVVDLAGAHEIGYLEHCRRYARLS, encoded by the coding sequence TTGAGGATCGCACCCGATGAGCGCGCCGCGATCCTAGACGAGACGCATGCGCGCAAGATGGCGAGTTCGGTCCATGCCTATGTGCGTGGCAATACCGGGAATTTCTACCGATGGCTGGCCGAGATGCCGGCCGCCCGGCTGGTGCCGCCCGGCCCGGCGATCTGGATCTGCGGTGACTGTCATCTCGGCAATCTCGGTCCACTCGCCGACAGCGAGCGCAACATCGATTTCCAGATACGCGATCTCGATCAGACGGTGATCGGTAACCCGGCACTGGATCTGATCCGGCTGGGACTGTCGCTGGAAACTGCCGCGCGCAGCTCCGATCTGCCCGGCGTCACCACCGCCAGGATGCTGGAGGCGATGATCCGGGGCTATGGCCAGGCCATGCATCCGCATGATGACGGCGAGGCCTCGCCGGAGCCGGACGTCGTCCGCACGGTTCGGAAGAGGGCATCCGCGCGCGGCTGGCGCCATCTCGCCATGGAGCGGATCGGCGACGAAGAGCCGTCTCTCCCGCTCGGCAAGCGCTTCTGGGCGCTCTCGACGGAGGAGCGGCACGCCATCACCGCGCTCTTCGAAGACGAGGAGATTCGTGAACGCGCCCTCGACCTCGCCAAGGCCGGCAGGAAAGCGCGGTTGCGCGTGGTCGATGCGGCCTATTGGAAAAAGGGATGCAGCTCGCTCGGTCATCTGCGCTTTGCCGTCCTGCTCGGGATCCGGCGCAAGGGCGACAGGCAGGAATATCTTGCGCTGGTCGATATCAAGGAGGCCCTGCCCTCGGTCGCACCGGTCGCGAAATCCGCCACCATGCCGTCCGATCCGGGCGAGCGCGTCGTCGCCGGGGCGATGGCCTTGTCGCCCAATCTCGGCGACCGGATGATCGCCACCCACCTGCTCGGCCGCCCGGTCGTGCTGCGGGAACTGGCACCGCAGGATCTGAAATTGGAGGTCGGTCAATTTTCCCGTGGTGAAGCCGTCGAAGCGGGCGCCTATCTCGCTTATGTCGTGGGCCGCGCCCATGCGCGACAGCTCGACGCAGCGGGCCGGCAGGCCCTGGCGGAATGCTTTGGCCGGGATCGTGCCGGCAAGACCGAAGCCCCCTCATGGTTGTGGCGAACGGTGGTCGATCTCGCCGGCGCGCATGAGATCGGATATCTCGAACATTGCCGACGCTACGCGCGACTGAGCTGA
- the epsC gene encoding serine O-acetyltransferase EpsC has product MTETIDAAFPGNIERTIEDLRHARQDWRVAHARHAELGIDFPSQSALKRILRELISALFPLRFGPPALTAANENAYVAATLETALDQLAAQLILEFELADIDGEQAEAADRAIAIIGSLAARLTDIRRRLDADVQAAYRLDPAASSVDEILLSYPSLIAIIHHRIAHALYREGSRIVARSIAEIAHRQTGIDIHPGAAIGPGLFIDHGTGVIIGETAMIGADVHIHQGVTIGGLGGARDERRHPAVGDRTVILPGAALLGPIDIGADVTIDANIVLRQNVPAGSVVRAPIPDISARPDKP; this is encoded by the coding sequence ATGACCGAGACCATCGACGCTGCCTTCCCCGGCAATATCGAGCGCACGATCGAGGACTTGCGTCATGCGCGGCAGGATTGGCGGGTCGCGCACGCCCGTCATGCGGAACTGGGCATTGATTTCCCCTCGCAATCCGCCCTGAAGCGGATCTTGCGCGAGCTGATCTCGGCCTTGTTTCCGCTTCGCTTCGGGCCGCCCGCGCTCACCGCCGCCAATGAGAACGCCTATGTCGCCGCCACGCTCGAGACGGCGCTGGACCAGCTGGCGGCGCAGCTGATCCTCGAATTCGAGCTGGCCGACATCGATGGGGAACAGGCCGAAGCCGCCGATCGGGCGATCGCGATCATCGGATCGCTCGCCGCGCGCCTCACCGATATACGGCGTCGGCTCGATGCCGATGTGCAGGCCGCCTATCGCCTCGATCCGGCTGCGAGCAGCGTCGATGAGATCCTGCTGTCCTATCCTTCGCTGATCGCCATCATCCATCACCGCATCGCCCATGCCCTGTATCGCGAAGGATCGCGGATCGTGGCACGGTCGATCGCGGAAATCGCGCACCGCCAGACCGGCATAGACATTCATCCGGGCGCCGCGATCGGGCCTGGGCTGTTCATCGACCATGGCACCGGCGTCATCATCGGCGAAACCGCGATGATCGGTGCCGACGTCCACATCCACCAGGGGGTGACCATCGGCGGGCTCGGCGGCGCACGCGACGAACGCCGCCACCCTGCGGTCGGCGACCGCACCGTGATCCTGCCCGGCGCGGCCCTGCTCGGCCCAATCGACATCGGCGCGGACGTGACCATCGACGCGAATATCGTTCTTCGCCAGAACGTACCAGCCGGAAGCGTCGTCCGGGCACCGATTCCGGACATTTCCGCCAGACCGGACAAGCCCTGA
- a CDS encoding RBBP9/YdeN family alpha/beta hydrolase, which translates to MTSKFDELIIPGLFDSGPEHWQSHWLRNRPQALKVDLGAWDDPTTDQWVARLDRAIARRRQPVFLVAHSLGCLAVAWWAQQASTDRLHKVKAALLVTPPDVDRPDAHRLVRRFAPAPGTRLPFPSILVASRSDPHASFSSVADLAQLWGARLIDAGDAGHINVESGADDWPDGIALLDRLRLDHARHAGSSHVRVPARHPIGKRNRPA; encoded by the coding sequence ATGACATCCAAGTTCGATGAGCTCATCATTCCGGGACTGTTCGACAGCGGCCCCGAGCACTGGCAGAGCCATTGGTTGCGAAACCGTCCGCAGGCGCTGAAGGTGGATCTCGGCGCATGGGATGATCCGACCACCGACCAATGGGTGGCGCGCCTCGATCGCGCGATCGCACGGCGGCGCCAGCCGGTATTCCTCGTCGCCCACAGCCTTGGCTGCCTTGCCGTCGCCTGGTGGGCACAGCAGGCATCGACCGACCGGCTGCACAAGGTCAAGGCGGCGCTGCTCGTGACGCCGCCGGACGTCGATCGCCCCGATGCGCATCGCCTTGTCCGGCGCTTTGCGCCCGCACCGGGAACCCGTCTTCCCTTCCCGAGCATCTTGGTGGCGAGCCGCTCCGATCCCCATGCCAGCTTCTCGAGCGTCGCCGATCTGGCGCAGCTCTGGGGGGCCAGGCTGATCGATGCGGGGGATGCCGGCCACATCAATGTCGAGTCGGGCGCCGACGACTGGCCCGATGGCATCGCGCTGCTCGATCGCCTGCGGCTCGATCATGCCCGGCACGCGGGATCGTCCCATGTCCGGGTGCCGGCCCGTCACCCCATCGGCAAAAGAAATCGCCCCGCATGA
- a CDS encoding formylglycine-generating enzyme family protein encodes MRHLDGGAFLMGSERFYREEAPVRRVRVDPFWIDETPVTNRAFARFVAETGYRTVAEVAPDPAVYADLPAELAHPGSLVFEPTRGPVDLGDPNQWWHFRLGACWRHPLGPDSDLAGIEDHPVVHIAHADAQAYADWAGKSLPTEAEWEYAARGGLDGADYAWGSELAPGGAMLANYWQGAFPFANQLLDGWERTSPVRTYAPNGYDLYDMIGNVWEWTADWFAQPRIARKAKGSCCVPNNPRGGREQDSLDPSMPVLRIGRKVLKGGSHLCAAHYCRRYRPAARLAQMIDSSTGHIGFRCVVRGMA; translated from the coding sequence ATGCGCCACCTCGATGGTGGTGCATTCCTGATGGGATCGGAACGCTTCTACCGCGAGGAGGCGCCCGTCCGCCGGGTGCGGGTCGATCCGTTCTGGATCGACGAGACACCGGTCACCAACCGGGCGTTCGCGCGCTTCGTCGCCGAAACCGGCTATCGCACCGTGGCCGAGGTCGCGCCGGACCCCGCCGTCTATGCCGATCTGCCGGCCGAGCTGGCCCATCCCGGCTCCCTGGTGTTCGAGCCGACGCGCGGGCCGGTCGATCTCGGCGATCCCAACCAATGGTGGCATTTCCGGCTCGGCGCCTGCTGGCGGCATCCGCTCGGCCCCGACAGCGACCTCGCGGGGATCGAGGACCATCCGGTCGTCCATATCGCCCATGCCGACGCGCAGGCCTATGCCGATTGGGCGGGCAAGAGCCTGCCGACCGAGGCGGAGTGGGAATATGCGGCGCGCGGCGGGCTCGACGGGGCCGACTATGCCTGGGGATCGGAGCTGGCCCCCGGCGGCGCGATGCTCGCCAATTACTGGCAGGGCGCCTTCCCGTTCGCCAACCAGCTGCTCGACGGCTGGGAGCGGACGTCTCCGGTGCGCACCTATGCACCCAACGGGTACGACCTCTACGACATGATCGGCAATGTCTGGGAATGGACGGCGGACTGGTTCGCCCAGCCCCGGATCGCGCGCAAGGCCAAGGGGAGCTGCTGCGTGCCGAACAATCCGAGGGGCGGTCGCGAGCAGGACAGCCTCGATCCGTCGATGCCGGTGCTCCGCATCGGCCGCAAGGTGCTCAAGGGCGGATCGCATCTGTGCGCGGCCCATTATTGCCGGCGCTATCGGCCGGCGGCGCGGCTCGCCCAGATGATCGACTCATCGACCGGGCATATCGGATTTCGCTGTGTCGTCCGTGGGATGGCGTAG